From Acidisarcina polymorpha, one genomic window encodes:
- a CDS encoding ParA family protein: protein MPVIVAANPKGGSGKSTTSIILGTTLAAQGATVRVIDADPQRTLARWAEGESKFREIVVTPSQAEDLPLLIDRLQSQFQFVFIDVQGTANQEMVAAMSRADLVLIPMQAKTADAEVATRAIGLLRSQENLFKRKIPHAIVFMRTSPIITTREEKEIRLNIEAAGVPRFVSSLNERTAFSHIFAYKRSLSELNPKETNGLEAAQQNAVSLTAEMVQILRKQMEAVA, encoded by the coding sequence ATGCCAGTCATTGTTGCAGCGAACCCTAAAGGTGGAAGTGGGAAATCCACAACATCGATCATCCTTGGAACAACGTTGGCAGCTCAGGGTGCCACTGTGAGAGTCATCGACGCCGATCCTCAGAGGACTTTAGCCCGTTGGGCTGAAGGCGAGAGCAAGTTTCGAGAGATTGTAGTGACACCCTCACAAGCGGAAGATCTTCCGTTGTTGATTGACCGGCTACAGTCGCAGTTTCAGTTCGTCTTCATTGACGTTCAGGGAACCGCAAACCAGGAGATGGTTGCCGCAATGTCGAGGGCTGACCTGGTGTTGATCCCAATGCAGGCGAAAACTGCTGATGCCGAGGTGGCGACCAGGGCAATTGGTCTACTGCGTTCCCAAGAAAATCTTTTCAAGCGCAAGATACCCCATGCGATTGTCTTCATGAGAACAAGCCCAATCATCACCACCCGAGAAGAGAAGGAAATACGTCTCAATATTGAGGCCGCCGGAGTTCCTCGCTTCGTCTCAAGCCTGAACGAAAGAACCGCGTTCTCTCATATCTTTGCGTACAAACGCTCACTGAGCGAACTGAATCCGAAGGAGACAAACGGGCTCGAAGCCGCTCAACAGAACGCTGTCTCATTGACTGCAGAAATGGTTCAAATTTTGCGTAAACAGATGGAGGCTGTCGCATGA